Sequence from the Sphingomonas sp. SORGH_AS_0950 genome:
CGAGCTGACGGCGGCGTTCCTCGCCGACCATGGCTATGTCGTCGATGTCGCCGAGGATGCGGCGGCGATGCGGGCGGCGCTGGTGCACCATGCCTATGCGCTGGTCGTTCTCGACGTGATGATGCCGGGGGAGGACGGGCTGTCGGTGCTTCGCAGCCTCGACCGCACGACCGCGCCGCCGGTCATCATTCTGTCGGTGATCGGCGAAGAGGTCGACCGGATCGTCGGGCTGGAAATGGGCGCCGACGATTATATCGCCAAGCCCGCCAATCCGCGCGAACTGCTCGCCCGCATCCGCTCGGTCCTGCGTCGCAACCAGGGGCGGCCGGCCGCGATCGCTTCGGCCCAGACGGCATTGCCGGAGCGTGCATATCTGCGCTTCGCGGGCTGGCGGCTCGATCCGCTGGGACGGCAGCTGTTCGATCCCGACGAGGTCCTCATCAACCTGTCCGATGGCGAGTTCCGCCTGCTGATCGTGCTGGTCGAGCATCCCCGCCGCGTCCTGACCCGCGACTTCCTGCTCGACCAGTCGCGCGGGGCCAATGCCGAGCATTTCGACCGCGCGATCGACGTCCAGATCAGCCGGTTGCGCCGCAAGCTGCAACGATCCGACGGGCGCGGCGGCGACGATCTGGTCCGCACGGTGCGCAACGAAGGCTATCTGTTCACGGCCGATGTCGAGCGTCGCTGATCGGCGCGGGGCCTCGATCGCGGCGCCGATCTTCCTGCTGGTCATCGTCTCCGTCCTGGTGGCGACGGCGATCTCGTTCGTGGTCACCTTTTCCGGGCCGCCCCCTTTCGACTTTCCCAGCAGCCTGCGCTCGATCGCAATGACGCTGGAAGGCAAGGGGCCGCCGCCCTTCGACCGGGGCGGGCCGCCTTTCAGCGTGGCGCAAGCGGCCGATGGCCAGGATCCCGGACCGGGGCCGCCGCGGCGTCGACGGGAACGGACCGCGCCCATGGCCCGTAGCGGGGAAGTCGCCGATCCCACCGCCCGCCGCCGCCTCGCCGCCGAGTTGGGCGTATCGCCCGCCGCTGTCCTGGCCTTTACCGAAACGGCGGGCAAGACGGAGCGCGATGCCTTTGTCGGCAGCTTCACCTTCGCCTGGCATGAGGGAGCGGGCTGGTGGGTCGTGCGCAGCCATGTGCCGCCCTATCTGACGCGCTGGCACGTCCGCACTCTGCTGGCGATGCTGGTCGCGATCCTGCTGCTGTCCCTGCCGGCATGGTGCATTGCCCGCGCGTTGACCCGGCCCCTGCGCCGCCTCGCCAGCGCCGCCGATCAGGCAGGCACCGGCGCCGCGCTGCCCGCGCTGCCGGGGGGCAGTCGCGAGGTGCGCGATCTGGCGCGTGCGGTGACGACGATGCACGCCCGTCTGGCGCATCATGCCGAGGCGCGCACCGCGATGCTGGCGGGGATCGCGCATGACCTCGGCACACCGCTGTCGCGGCTCGCCTTTCGCGTCGAACAGCTGCCCGAGGACGCCCGCGCCCGTGCCGCCGCCGATATCGGCGAGATGCGCGCGATGATCGCCGCCACGCTGGCCTTCACCCGGGACGAGGCGATCCAGACCGACGCGCGCCGCCTCGACCTGGCCAGCCTGCTCGACAGTCTGGTCCAAGACATGGCCGATGCCGGTCAGCCCGTGACGCTGATGCCCGGCCCGCGTGCGGTCGTGCGCGGCGATACGGCGGCGTTGCGGCGGCTGTTTTCCAATCTGATCGAGAATGCCGTGCGCTATGGCGAGCGGGCGACGATCGGCTGGGAGATTGCGGGCGGGAATGTCGGCATATGGGTGGCCGACGACGGTCCCGGCATCGATCCGGCGCAGGCGGAACGGCTGTTCCAGCCCTTTGTGCGCGGCGACCCCTCACGCAACCGCGCCACGGGCGGCACCGGGTTGGGCCTAGCCATCGTCCGTTCGATCGCGACGCGGCACGGCGGCGCGGCGACGCTGGAAAATGGCGATCGCGGCGCGATGGCGCGTGTGGTGCTGCCGCTGGCGAGCTGACACACGCTGCAACATCATGGCGGCATCCCGACATAGCCGGGCAATCCTACACGCCGACATGCTCCTTCTGTCTGAAGGAGTATGAGTGCATGTCCGACCGCCATCCCGACCACGCCCACAGCCTGGCCGACGATCTGAAGGTCATGGAGACGCTGATGGCGCGCCGTCGCGCGCTGAAGTGGTTTGCCGGTGCGGGCACCGCCGCGCTGGTCGCGGGTTGCGGCGGCAGCGACACGGCGTCGGGCAGCGTCGCGGTGGTAAGCGGCTCCACCGCCAGCGCCACGCCGACACCGACGCCGAGCGCAACCCCCACGCCGACCGCCAGCGGCACGAGCGCCGCATGTATCGCCGACCCGGCCGAAACCGCCGGTCCCTATCCCGGCGACGGCACCAACACCGCCTCCGGGGGGACATCCAACATCCTCACCGTGAGCGGCGTCGTGCGCAGCGACATCCGCCCCAGCTTCCTCTCGACCACCACGGTCGCGACCGGCGTCCTGCTGAAGATCACGCTGACCCTGGTCGACGTCAACGCCACCTGCGCACCGCTGGCGGGTTATGCGGTCTATCTGTGGCATTGCGACCGGCAGGGTCTCTATTCGCTCTATACCGCCCCGGCGGAAAGCTATCTGCGCGGGGTCCAGGTGACCGATGCCAATGGCCAGGTCAGCTTCACCACCATCTTCCCCGGCTGCTATGACGGGCGCTGGCCGCATATGCATTTCGAGGTCTTCTCCAGCCTCTCCAACGCGCTGGGCGGTCGTTATGCAGTCCTGACCTCGCAGCTGGCGATGCCGAGCGCCGTCTGCTCGGCCGTCTATGCCGATGCCACGACCTATCCGTCGAGCGC
This genomic interval carries:
- a CDS encoding ATP-binding protein encodes the protein MSSVADRRGASIAAPIFLLVIVSVLVATAISFVVTFSGPPPFDFPSSLRSIAMTLEGKGPPPFDRGGPPFSVAQAADGQDPGPGPPRRRRERTAPMARSGEVADPTARRRLAAELGVSPAAVLAFTETAGKTERDAFVGSFTFAWHEGAGWWVVRSHVPPYLTRWHVRTLLAMLVAILLLSLPAWCIARALTRPLRRLASAADQAGTGAALPALPGGSREVRDLARAVTTMHARLAHHAEARTAMLAGIAHDLGTPLSRLAFRVEQLPEDARARAAADIGEMRAMIAATLAFTRDEAIQTDARRLDLASLLDSLVQDMADAGQPVTLMPGPRAVVRGDTAALRRLFSNLIENAVRYGERATIGWEIAGGNVGIWVADDGPGIDPAQAERLFQPFVRGDPSRNRATGGTGLGLAIVRSIATRHGGAATLENGDRGAMARVVLPLAS
- a CDS encoding intradiol ring-cleavage dioxygenase — translated: MSDRHPDHAHSLADDLKVMETLMARRRALKWFAGAGTAALVAGCGGSDTASGSVAVVSGSTASATPTPTPSATPTPTASGTSAACIADPAETAGPYPGDGTNTASGGTSNILTVSGVVRSDIRPSFLSTTTVATGVLLKITLTLVDVNATCAPLAGYAVYLWHCDRQGLYSLYTAPAESYLRGVQVTDANGQVSFTTIFPGCYDGRWPHMHFEVFSSLSNALGGRYAVLTSQLAMPSAVCSAVYADATTYPSSAAKFARISLSSDGIFGDNSAAQVAQQTPVFSGNVTAGYDATALIGIAS
- a CDS encoding response regulator, whose protein sequence is MDLETRLLIVDDDPGIRELTAAFLADHGYVVDVAEDAAAMRAALVHHAYALVVLDVMMPGEDGLSVLRSLDRTTAPPVIILSVIGEEVDRIVGLEMGADDYIAKPANPRELLARIRSVLRRNQGRPAAIASAQTALPERAYLRFAGWRLDPLGRQLFDPDEVLINLSDGEFRLLIVLVEHPRRVLTRDFLLDQSRGANAEHFDRAIDVQISRLRRKLQRSDGRGGDDLVRTVRNEGYLFTADVERR